In a single window of the Antedon mediterranea chromosome 1, ecAntMedi1.1, whole genome shotgun sequence genome:
- the LOC140059331 gene encoding uncharacterized protein, with protein sequence MHNETLVRPDSPFLKSRPHDKRPKLRFNNPKQTEEWLSSKEKTDYTYSKSASYSASKAEASLAVITNNYPTPIMSRRSHGVIYNDSNGASTARRSKRLASKQMPLESYDNLNEYSESITSTTTSIYSQDTHNSYDYTDMSDCSTAISSNIRGRLFPSSEQYSEKRLDHLYGLDRDEISDTESTSAIYSRSSSFSSNLRSLDHSASNMVMRLLNVVFSVISVIILTTSKIVSTVIIHPTKSLAKSIVTQSSSEQTDIKTQIVSSLSKILQIFTSSTSYYKEDRRQKKRKAFGTLCCWLVLLLALLGSVMLLGSYFLISSHEETEVDSSIHNIDKTLDKMMSNLQNEKTSDKVLTERIVEEKVIAVHEIQALISTQVQKEIAAVNNVLLAQQNKLKLQEVVISDLQDRITKLEEGQTKSETNIITLMNIHETNMQKREVNLEALPNATATDNGRIAALHGNVSKLSNIVNQMQTTINQHNITVFNLQNNKLSQLENKLEILDEEVKTYQKDITGTVQIIQEKLISTTSEMSGLKSYVSDLQDSNLNPQQETVISERVSKEINQLKSDIVEIRNQLYIPGTSKWIDVNLLNERVKALDSQVETIQQDLVMLSATSNVAKQSSNPDTTGLLKLQEDIVLLNTILGVSPGKKDSTLITLQKRLAILEESITGDEANTQFALDLSKATGDVVLLKSGIDRLTTSVKALESGVTVADLENIRTDVTHLNTVFEQLQFDLIKCCKNASAMAALFMSDESGGVLDFLMSRFVGRDELDLANEKLSTSSLNTTANLNLQEIRNIVNDLMLINNADKTGMVDFALESAGGSIISTRCSKTYSSKTALLSIFGIPLWYDASNPRMVIQPDVNPGNCWAFAGTRGFIVIQLSGLVKITSFSMEHIPRSLSATGNIDSAPNNFSVIGLEHEYDSEGTQLGNYAYDKNGRPIQFFAIQKPNLQPFRIVELRINNNHGNPDYTCLYRFRVHGILEK encoded by the exons ATGCATAACGAAACACTGGTAAGGCCTGATAGCCCATTTCTAAAGTCAAGACCACACGACAAAAG gCCTAAACTTCGATTTAATAATCCAAAGCAAACTGAGGAATGGCTTTCTTCCAA GGAAAAGACAGACTACACATATTCCAAAAG TGCAAGCTACTCAGCTTCCAAGGCAGAAGCAAGTTTAGCGGTCATAACCAACAATTACCCAACACCAATAATGTCCCGTAGATCACATGGTGTTATATACAACGATAGTAATGGTGCAAGTACAGCTAGGAGATCTAAACGTCTTGCTTCAAAACAAATGCCGTTAGAATCGTATGATAACCTTAATGAGTATTCTGAAAGTATTACTAGTACAACGACGAGTATTTACTCACAAGATACTCATAATAGCTATGATTACACTGATATGTCAGATTGCTCAACTGCTATTTCATCAAATATTAGAGGAAGATTATTTCCTTCTTCTGAACAATATAGTGAAAAAAGACTGGATCATCTCTATG GTCTCGATAGAGATGAAATTTCTG ataCTGAATCAACAAGTGCAATTTATTCCCGAAGTAGTAGCTTTTCTTCAAATCTAAGGTCGTTAGATCATAGTGCTTCAAATATGGTGATGAGGTTATTAAATGTAGTGTTTTCTGTTATTTCTGTTATCATCTTAACAACATCGAAAATTGTAAGCACAGTCATTATTCATCCTACCAAAAGTCTTG CCAAGAGTATAGTAACCCAGTCTTCCTCAGAGCAAACtgatataaaaacacaaatagtATCAAGTTTAAG cAAAATATTACAGATTTTTACGTCATCAACATCATATTATAAAGAAGATAGAAGGCAGAAAAAAAGAAAGGCATTTGGTACATTATGCTGTTGGCTTGTCTTACTACTTGCCCTTTTAG GATCTGTTATGCTTTTGGgaagttattttttaatttcaagcCACGAGGAAACGGAG GTTGATTCATCTATTCATAATATTGATAAGACGTTGGATAAAATGATGAGTAACTTACAGAATGAGAAAACATCTGATAAAGTTTTAACGGAAAGAATCGTAGAAGAAAAAGTCATCGCAGTCCATGAAATACAAGCTTTGATTTCTACTCAAGTTCAGAAAGAGATTGCTGCTGTTAATAATGTGTTACTTGCTcagcaaaacaaattaaaacta cAAGAAGTTGTTATTAGTGATCTCCAAGACAGAATCACAAAACTGGAAGAAGGTCAAACAAAATCAGAAACCAACATAATTACAttgatgaatattcatgagacaAATATGCAAAAACGAGAGGTTAATTTGGAAGCTCTACCAAATGCTACTGCCACTGATAATGGAAGGATAGCAGCCCTACATGGAAATGTCTCTAAGCTTTCAAATATAGTTAATCAAATGCAGACAACGATAAATCAACATAACATTACTGTTTTCAATTTACAGAATAATAAATTAAGTCAGTTGGAAAATAAACTAGAAATTTTAGACGAAGAAGTGAAAACTTATCAGAAAGATATAACTGGTACTGTGCAAATAATACAGGAAAAACTGATATCCACAACCTCTGAAATGTCTGGCCTGAAGTCTTATGTTTCAGATTTACAAGATTCCAATTTAAACCCGCAACAAGAAACTGTTATCTCTGAAAGAGTAAGCAAAGAAATAAATCAGCTTAAGTCAGACATTGTAGAGATTAGAAACCAACTGTATATTCCTGGTACTTCCAAATGGATTGATGTTAATTTGTTAAACGAACGTGTTAAAGCATTGGACTCTCAGGTTGAAACCATTCAACAAGATCTGGTGATGTTAAGTGCTACAAGCAACGTTGCTAAGCAATCATCCAATCCGGATACAACTGGTCTATTGAAATTACAAGAAGATATAGTTCTTTTAAACACTATTCTTGGAGTTTCACCAGGTAAAAAAGACAGTACACTTATAACATTACAAAAGAGGCTAGCAATTTTAGAGGAATCAATTACTGGAGATGAAGCAAACACTCAATTTGCTCTTGATCTGTCAAAAGCAACGGGTGATGTTGTTCTACTGAAATCGGGTATTGACAGGTTAACAACATCAGTAAAGGCTTTAGAGAG TGGTGTTACTGTAGCAGATTTGGAGAACATACGGACAGATGTAACGCATCTAAACACTGTTTTTGAACAACTTCAGTTTGATCTGATCAAATGCTGTAAAAATGCTTCAGCTATGGCTGCTTTG TTTATGTCCGATGAATCTGGTGGCGTTCTCGATTTCTTGATGTCAAGATTTGTTGGAAGAGATGAATTGGATCTGGCAAATGAAAAGTTATCAACCAGTTCTCTAAATACAACGGCTAATTTGAATTTACAG gAAATTCGCAATATAGTGAATGACCTGATGCTTATTAACAATGCAGACAAAACTGGTATGGTTGACTTTGCTTTAGAATCAGCTGGTGGTAGTATAATAAGCACACGATGTTCAAAAACTTATTCCTCAAAGACAGCATTACTTAGTATTTTTGGTATTCCCTTGTGGTACGATGCTAGTAATCCTAGAATGGTTATTCAG CCTGATGTGAATCCTGGTAACTGCTGGGCATTTGCTGGAACTCGTGGATTCATAGTGATTCAACTATCAGGTCTTGTTAAGATAACTTCCTTTTCAATGGAACATATTCCAAGATCATTGTCTGCAACTGGTAACATTGACAGTGCTCCTAACAACTTCTCTGTAATT GGCCTAGAACATGAATATGATTCTGAGGGAACTCAACTTGGTAATTATGCTTATGACAAAAATGGACGTCCTATTCAGTTCTTTGCTATACAA AAACCAAACCTACAGCCGTTTCGCATTGTGGAGTTAAGAATTAACAACAACCATGGAAACCCAGACTACACTTGTTTGTATCGATTCAGAGTTCATGGAATTCTGGAGAAGTAA